In one window of candidate division WOR-3 bacterium DNA:
- a CDS encoding VWA domain-containing protein — translation MIHFHNPFYLFGLGLLPLIYFLKKRIKEASILYSDTSSLGVKPLGEVFIRLRDYLILGIIGFIFIGLARPERGYETEIVQKEGIDIVLVLDISGSMRAVDFTPNRLEVAKNLAMEFVDGREGDRIGLVVYAREALIQSPLTLDHDLVKEQINSLRFDLLPDGTAIGMGITYGSFLLSNSKGESKVMVLLTDGINNAGNIDPETAAKDALAKGIKIYSIGIGERGEVPYPVLDAFGITRYVNVNLEINEELLTKISDETGGKYFRATSKEALKEIYNTIDKMEKTTFKVERFTKYKEKLSFALVPAIFLFIILFLEPFIIGRVP, via the coding sequence ATGATTCATTTTCATAATCCATTTTATTTGTTTGGTCTTGGTTTATTGCCTTTAATTTATTTTTTAAAGAAGAGGATAAAAGAGGCTTCTATTCTATATTCTGACACTTCTTCTTTAGGAGTTAAACCTTTAGGTGAGGTTTTTATTAGGTTAAGGGATTATTTAATCTTGGGTATTATTGGTTTTATTTTTATTGGTCTTGCCAGACCAGAAAGAGGATATGAAACGGAAATTGTTCAGAAAGAAGGAATTGATATTGTGCTTGTTCTGGATATCTCAGGTTCTATGAGGGCTGTGGATTTTACTCCAAATCGTTTAGAAGTAGCAAAAAATCTTGCAATGGAGTTTGTGGACGGAAGGGAGGGAGATAGAATAGGGCTCGTTGTTTATGCAAGAGAAGCTTTGATTCAGTCTCCTCTAACCCTTGATCATGATTTGGTAAAAGAGCAGATAAATTCTCTTAGATTTGATCTTCTCCCTGATGGAACAGCGATAGGGATGGGGATCACTTATGGGAGTTTTCTTCTTTCTAATTCAAAAGGTGAAAGTAAAGTGATGGTTCTTCTTACAGATGGAATAAATAATGCGGGTAATATTGATCCAGAAACTGCAGCGAAAGATGCTCTTGCGAAAGGAATAAAAATTTATTCAATTGGGATTGGGGAAAGGGGGGAAGTTCCATATCCTGTTTTAGATGCTTTTGGAATTACAAGATATGTTAATGTTAATCTTGAAATTAATGAGGAGCTTCTAACAAAAATTTCTGATGAGACAGGTGGTAAGTATTTTCGAGCAACCTCTAAAGAGGCTCTTAAAGAAATATATAATACAATTGATAAGATGGAAAAAACAACTTTTAAAGTTGAACGATTTACAAAATATAAAGAGAAGCTTAGCTTTGCTTTAGTCCCTGCAATCTTTCTTTTTATTATTCTTTTTTTAGAACCTTTTATTATTGGGAGGGTTCCATGA
- a CDS encoding VWA domain-containing protein: MNWASPIYLNLLWLLPLFMMLLLYRKRRNKKLINALVLTKELRQVIWKEDLKNSLWREILLIVSFAFLVLSAARPRWGKKLYISRMEGYNIIFVLDASSSMLAQDVKGGRLNKAKEAIKTSITQLPGSRFGLVAFSGEAYKLCPLTTDVETFRLFVDLVEPSLIPTEGTDIGGGIRKAIELFPEKISGSKIIIVVTDGENTRGDPRVDALEARKRGIKVFTISAGTKEGAPIPKYDSTGKFIEYLKDDNGKIHISIVNQDLLKLIANAGGGEFLEGEGVELGLLTRLFRDLERGKFSSEKVETYEEKFIFFLIPSLLSLLLANFIKTGRE; this comes from the coding sequence ATGAATTGGGCTTCACCAATATATTTGAATTTACTATGGCTATTACCTTTATTTATGATGCTCCTTTTATATAGGAAAAGGAGAAATAAAAAATTGATTAACGCCTTAGTCTTAACAAAAGAGTTGAGACAAGTTATATGGAAAGAAGACCTAAAGAATTCTTTATGGAGGGAAATTCTATTAATTGTTTCTTTTGCATTTCTCGTTCTTTCGGCAGCAAGGCCAAGATGGGGAAAAAAATTATACATTTCTCGGATGGAGGGATATAATATTATCTTTGTGTTAGATGCTTCCTCTAGTATGCTCGCTCAGGATGTAAAAGGAGGTCGTTTAAATAAGGCAAAGGAGGCGATAAAAACTTCAATTACTCAGCTTCCTGGAAGTCGTTTTGGTCTTGTTGCTTTTTCAGGAGAAGCGTATAAATTGTGTCCTTTAACTACAGATGTTGAAACCTTTAGACTTTTTGTGGATCTCGTTGAGCCTTCTCTTATCCCAACAGAAGGAACAGATATTGGAGGTGGTATAAGGAAGGCTATTGAACTTTTCCCAGAAAAAATTAGTGGGTCTAAAATTATTATAGTAGTTACAGATGGAGAAAATACAAGAGGGGATCCAAGAGTAGATGCTTTGGAAGCAAGAAAAAGAGGAATAAAGGTGTTTACAATATCAGCTGGGACAAAAGAAGGAGCTCCAATCCCAAAATATGATTCAACAGGTAAATTTATAGAATATCTTAAGGATGATAATGGTAAAATCCATATATCTATTGTAAACCAAGATTTGCTTAAACTTATTGCAAATGCTGGAGGAGGAGAATTTTTGGAAGGAGAAGGAGTTGAACTTGGCCTTTTAACAAGACTTTTTAGAGACCTTGAGAGAGGGAAGTTTTCTTCAGAAAAGGTTGAAACTTATGAAGAAAAGTTCATTTTCTTTCTAATCCCTTCTCTTTTATCTCTCTTACTCGCTAATTTTATAAAAACTGGGAGGGAGTGA
- a CDS encoding tetratricopeptide repeat protein — translation MLFYFLIALNISPLVNKANKLYKREKYEEAYKLYKKASILNPKNEKIKFNFADCAFELKRFREAGDEFARLVTSKDKDLREKSFYNLGNVFMEAKQYDDAISAYKNALLLNPKDIRAKRNLEIAKMMKKEEKGKSKEKEEKKEKQEQKRELQPIPQYKMNEALKNEQKETMKKALKMGRREEDAGKW, via the coding sequence ATGCTTTTTTATTTTTTGATTGCCTTAAATATATCTCCTTTAGTGAATAAAGCTAATAAGCTTTATAAGAGAGAGAAATATGAAGAAGCTTATAAACTTTATAAAAAGGCTTCTATTCTTAATCCTAAGAATGAAAAGATAAAATTCAATTTTGCAGATTGTGCTTTTGAATTAAAAAGATTTAGAGAAGCTGGAGATGAATTTGCAAGGCTAGTAACCTCTAAGGATAAAGACCTAAGAGAAAAAAGCTTCTATAATCTTGGGAATGTGTTTATGGAAGCTAAGCAATATGATGATGCTATATCTGCTTATAAGAATGCTCTTTTGTTGAATCCAAAAGACATTAGGGCAAAAAGGAATCTTGAGATAGCTAAGATGATGAAGAAAGAGGAAAAAGGAAAAAGTAAGGAGAAAGAAGAAAAAAAGGAAAAACAAGAACAGAAAAGGGAGCTACAACCTATTCCTCAATATAAAATGAATGAAGCTTTGAAAAATGAGCAAAAAGAAACAATGAAGAAAGCTTTAAAGATGGGAAGGAGAGAGGAGGATGCAGGGAAATGGTGA